The Halobacillus amylolyticus nucleotide sequence CCTTATTGTTAGGAATGGCGATTTTAGCTTCGCAAATCGCCTCGATTGAACATAAGCAAACCTCCTGGAAGCAACTATTAGCATTGCCTGTAAGAAGAAGAGATGTGTTTATTTCAAAATTTTTGATTACCGCAATGATGATCGGATTATCATCTATCTTATTGTTTATCGGAACAATTGTCCTTGGAGTAGTGTTGGGATTTGGCTGGAACTTTCCAATGGTCGCTATCCTGGAAAATAGCTTTTACCCCTTCCTGGCAGGACTTCCGGTTTTGGCCCTGCAGCTTTGGATGTCGATTGCAGCAAAAAATCAGGCTGGACCGCTGGCTATTGGCATTTTCGCTGCTGTTTTCTCAACCTATGCTTATGAAGCACCAGACTGGTTGATTTGGAAATGGCCGCTGATGTTCCCAGGAAAAGATCCACTTCCATTTGTAGGACTCGGCTTGCTAGTTGGATTCTTA carries:
- a CDS encoding ABC transporter permease gives rise to the protein MLPILRADLLKVKRKWFWLLVFLGPFGVIALQGVNYGVRYDWIMQNYPDRWGTLIQFVNMFVCPALLLGMAILASQIASIEHKQTSWKQLLALPVRRRDVFISKFLITAMMIGLSSILLFIGTIVLGVVLGFGWNFPMVAILENSFYPFLAGLPVLALQLWMSIAAKNQAGPLAIGIFAAVFSTYAYEAPDWLIWKWPLMFPGKDPLPFVGLGLLVGFLIVFVGVLDFKRRDIA